In the Arachis stenosperma cultivar V10309 chromosome 8, arast.V10309.gnm1.PFL2, whole genome shotgun sequence genome, CCCCACCATTCGTGTTGTAATCCTCCCCGTTTCCAGGGTTCAAAAGATTGTCCGCCTGCATTGCATCCAAGTTCAACGTCTGATAATGGCTAGGACCATCTGATAGTCGAGGAATGGCCAAAGGGGGAGGCAGCAGAAACCTACCAACACCACCGCTGGGAGTCTCTGGTACAAACTCATCTTCGGACGCTGTATCGCTTGATGACCTGGACCCGGCAACATAGGTTGAATCACCCTTACTGTTGTCCTCGTCTGCACTACCATAAGGCTGGGCATAGTGGATCGGTACCGCCTTGAGCGGCATAACTTTAGGAGTCGAAAGAGACAGCCCACCACTAACAACTACGTTACGGATTGCAGCATACAACTCCATCACATGTTGTGGGATCAGCCGTGCATGTACGTTGAACATTATCCTCACATGCTGATCCCCATCAATCCAAAATAACCAGTTGGTAAATCCACCGTTCGGAAGCACATTCAGAAATCTATATGCAACCTGCCCAACCTCTTTTGTTCCTACTCCCCCCATATTGCTAAGCAAGATTGTGTTTAGCGCATCCATGCTATCAACCCAGTAAGTGCGCAACATGACAATCTTGTCAGATTCAAAAATCACTCCTTCATCAGCGTGTCTGACTATCCCATTGGGATAAACCACCACAAAGAAGAATTGGTTATTCTCCATCAGAACAAAACggagagaagagaaagagaagaatggTTTGTGAATTGTGAGGAGAGCTATTGAAATGGTCTCTATAAATAAACTTGGTCTACAACATATCTTGGCTACAGAGACATCTATACCATAATACACATATCCTGGGTGTTGAGACCCTAATTATAATCTTGACTATATCTCGGATGCTGAGGGGGGCATTAGGAAGATGGGTTTATCTCGGATGCACTGACCCCAACCATGAAACGAGCATATCTCGGATGCACAATACTTGATATATGCTCATGTTCATATCACGGTTACATCCGAGATATGACTTGCAGAAACTCTATCACAGAACAAGGTTTGTGCATCCAAGATGTGGTCATTTTTGACAAGGACCCACAGTATCTGAGATGTGACTGTGGatgtatttttataattatttcaacgtttatttattttcataaatactatatttatttaatttaaataaaaaaatccttgTGCCATTAGGTTACCCAAACAGTGTTAGGAGCAAAGTTCTAAAATTCGAATCGGTCAGCGAATTGTTCTAGTTACTGGTTTATTTAATGGTTCAATCAGTTCAACTGTAGttcaattaaaataattgaattataataaaataataaataaacacaaAAATTACGAATACAAATAATTATGTTAAATTATAATCTTTGACtatgatttttataataatgTGTATTGTAATTATAATCATTTGGTTAATATCTATCTATTAGCAACTTATAATTTTAAACTTGAACTAAATTTATTAagaattttaagattttaattattttagttttttttcttttaaacacaatatatatttaaatatatatttattttaaattatatgtattataatttatttatattaatattttaaataaatatataacttATGAGTTTTTGACAGTTATCTTGAAGTAACTTACCTCTTTGCAATGATGACATATGACTTTACTTAGATCCTTCTTTTGCTCATTTGAACTTGATTTCTTACACTTGCCTTTACTCCCCATTAGCCTTATCaattttttaggaaaaaaaatttcatcATCCGAAACACTATCATTAGAATCATCAtccaataatttaatttttgattttagggccactccttttttttttttttgtgtcttGCTTAGTATGTATGGTTTCATATGCTAGAAGTTTGTCTCTCAACTCATCATAGGTTGAAGGATTCAGGTTGTTGCTCTCGGCCACCATAGTAGTTTTGGTTTTCCACTCTTTTTTATAGACTTCTAAGGACTTTTCTCATAAGTCTTTGTTCAGTGTG is a window encoding:
- the LOC130945785 gene encoding uncharacterized protein LOC130945785, yielding MENNQFFFVVVYPNGIVRHADEGVIFESDKIVMLRTYWVDSMDALNTILLSNMGGVGTKEVGQVAYRFLNVLPNGGFTNWLFWIDGDQHVRIMFNVHARLIPQHVMELYAAIRNVVVSGGLSLSTPKVMPLKAVPIHYAQPYGSADEDNSKGDSTYVAGSRSSSDTASEDEFVPETPSGGVGRFLLPPPLAIPRLSDGPSHYQTLNLDAMQADNLLNPGNGEDYNTNGGVEFQVGHRFRNREAILMAVKNYSIRRNARYRVLESDRLKYHC